GGTAAGTCCACCGTCACGGCCAACCTGGCCGTGGCGCTTGCGCGCGCTGGCAAGAAGGTCGGCGTGATCGACGCCGACGTTTACGGGCCATCGCAGCCCACCTTGTTGGGCAATCATTCGAAGCCTGAGGGCCGAGATGACAAGCTGCTTCCCGTCGAGGCGCATGGGGTTCGGTTCCTGTCTCTTGGCCAGCTTGTTTCTCCAGGGCACGCGCTGGCCTGGCGTGGCCCGATGGCGACGGGAGCGCTGGCAAACCTGATTGACGCGGATTGGGGCGACACCGAGGTCTTACTCGTCGACCTTCCTCCTGGCACCGGCGATGTCCAGCTATCGCTGATCCAGCGTTCTCGGCCCGCGGGCGCCGTGATCGTCTCCACGCCGCAGGACCTGTCGCTGATCGACGCCCGGCGTGCGGTTGACCTGTTCAACAAGACCAGCGTGCCGATACTCGGCGTGATCGAGAATATGGCGACCTACGTTTGCCCGCATTGCGGCCAGGCGTCGCACCCGTTCGGCACGGGCGGCGCTGAAGATGCTGCTGCGGAGATGGGCGTGCCGTTCCTCGGACGTCTGCCGCTGTCGCTTGCGATCCGCGAGGCGTCGGACGCGGGTCAGCCGCTCGCCGCCGAGGAAGAGATCTTTGCCGCCATCGCCGCGAAACTGTTGGCCGCCGTGGCGCATTGAGCGCGGCGAGAGGAATGTTTCGATGCCCCTGACCCGCGACGAAGACATTGCCGAGTTGCTGACCAATGCGCGAACGATTGCGGTCGTCGGCGCATCTGACCGCCCCAATCGACCATCATATGGCGTGATGAAGTTCCTGCAGGACTGGGGCTATCGGACCATCCCCGTGAACCCGCAGATCACCGGCGAGCATGTGCTTGGCGAATTCGTCTGGCGGGAGCTGGCTCAGATCGGCGTGCCGATCGACATTGTTGACATCTTCCGTCGGCCTGAAATGGCGGCCGAGGCGGTGGAACAGGCGATCTTCGTCGGCGCCAAGGCGGTATGGATGCAGATCGGCGTGATCAACGAGGAAGCTGCTGCCCGTGCCGAGGCAGCCGGCCTCAAGGTCGTGATGGACCGCTGCCCGAAAATCGAAATTCCGCGGCTGCGAGTCCCGCGAATCGCCGCCGACGCCTAAGCCGCGCCGACCGTCATTTCCGGTATGAGGATTGTCGGCGCGTCGATTCCGCGCCGGAACTCGAGATCCGCCCCCGGCTCTAGCGTCGCGAACATGTCGATCAGGTTCGAAGCGATCGTGATCTCGGCAACCGGCTCCGCGATTTCGCCGCCCCGGACCATGAATCCGACGGCGCCACGGCTGTAGTCGCCGGTCACGGCGTTCACGCCCTGCCCGATCAGCTCGATAATCAGCACCGCTTCGGGAAAGACGGAGAGCAATTCCTCGCGGCTCCGCTGTCCGGCTTCGATATAGAGATTGCTGGGCGCGGCGCCCGGCGCACCGCCCGCCCCGCGCGCGGCGTGACCGGTCGGCTCGATGCCCAGCTGCCGGGCTGACGCGCTCTCTGCAATCCAACTCTTTAGGACACCGTTCGACACAAGTTCGCACCGGGCGACGTGCACGCCTTCAGCATCGAAGGGGCGTGACCGCAGCCCGCGAAGTCGCAAGGGATCGTCGACGATCGTCACACCCCTGGCAAAGATCGCCTCGCCCATCTTGTCCTGCAGGAAGCTCGTCTTGCGAGCGACCGAGGACCCGCTGATCGCGCCGGAGAAGTGGCTGAGAAGGCTCGACGACACTCGCGGGTCGAAGATGACCGGATATTTGCCGGGTTTTGGCCGGGTCGGATTGAGCCTCGCGACCGCGCGGGCACCGGCCTTGGCACCGATTTCCGCCACATTGTCCAAGTCTTCGAGGAAGCGGGCGCTGTGCCAGGCGTGGTCGCGCTGCATCGTTGCGCCCTCCCCCGCCACCACTGACGCCGAGCAGCCATGCCCACTGCTGCGATAGGCGCCCGAGAAGCCGCCCGAAGTTGCTAAGGCCATGATATTTCCCGAGGCGGATGCGCTCGCGCCGCTTGAGTTGGTCACGCCCTCGACGGCCAGTGCAGCGCGTTCCGCTTCCAACGCGCGCGATTTCAACTCGGACGGATCGGGCTCGAACGGGTCGTAGCTGTCGAGCCACGGCAGTTCGCCACGCTCCAAAAGTACCTCAGGTGCGAGCCCCGAATAGGAATCCTCGGGTGCTTCGTTAGCCATTGCGAGGCAGCGCTCGACCAGCGTGCCAAGCACTTCGTCGGACAAATCGGAACTGGCCACCGTCGCCGAGCGCTGGCCGACGAACAGCCGCAGTCCGATTTGCTCGCCTTCCGATCGGCTTACAGCCTCGAGCTCGCCAAGGCGTACTTCGACGCTCGACGAGCTGCCGCCGACGTAAAGGGCGTCTGCGGCGGAGGCGCCGGCGGCAATGCCGCGTTCGACCAGGGACTCGGCGATCCGTTGTGCGTCTTCGGGTACTTGCATGGCCGGGGCGCCTAGCGCGAGGTGAGCCCGACGACCAGCATCGCGAGGAACACGAGCAAGCCGCAGGTGCGGTTAGACCGGAACAGCCGCAGCGCCAGCTCGCCATCCTGAGGGTCCGCGCGTAGGGACTGGTTGGCGAGGTGGAGCGCCGCCGGTACCAATGTAACAATGGCCAGCCAGTCGGAACGGACGGACCACACCGCCGCGCACCACAGGAGCAATGCCGCCGCGTAACAGGCACCAACACCAACCGCAGCTTTGTTACCAAGACGCCTCGCCGACGATTTTACGCCGACCAGCGAGTCATCCTCGATGTCCTGAATCGCGTAGAGCGTGTCGTAGCCGACCACCCAAGCCACGCTGCCAAGCCAAAGAAGAATCGCCGGCCATTCGAGCTTTCCCGTCACGGCCGGCCATCCGACCAGCGCTCCCCAGGAAAAGACCAGGCCGAGCCAGGCCTGCGGCCACCAGGTGATGCGCTTCATGAACGGGTACGACGCGACCGGTAGAATGCTCACGAGCGAAATGATCGCGGCTGTGACGTTGAGCTGGAGCAGCACGATGACGCCGATGACGCACAAGAGTCCGATGAGGAGCCAGGCAGCGCCGAGCGACACGCGCCCGCTCGCCAACGGCCTCAGCCGCGTTCGCTTGACATTCCGGTCAAGCTCCCGATCGACGATGTCGTTGTAGACGCAACCCGCACTACGCATCGCGAAAGCGCCGAGCGCCAGCCACAGGAACAAGAACCATCTGCCGTCGACCCCAGCGAGCGCGACGCTCCACGCGCACGGCCAATAGAGCAGCCAGGTTCCGATCGGCCGGTCGAGCCGCATCAGCGACGCGAACGGCCGAATGCGCGGCGGCAACGCGCCAATGAATCCGCGCCGCTCGCTGTCGGGAACGATGTCGGTATTAGCGGCCATGGGCTGACGGCCTAGCCGAGTGCAGCTTGGCCGTCAGCCCAAGGGAATGGAGTGGCGGTTAAGCGAGCCCTCGACGGCCAAACACACGGCCAGAGCCATAATTCAGCGAGCGGATCTGATTCAGCGCCTTGCGCTCACGCGTCGATACCGCGCCTTCCAGCCCCTCGGCCGAATCGAAGCAGGCGCCGATCTTACCGTTCGACGCCCAGCGAACCTTCGCGTCCATTTCGCCGCGGTCGGGTATGACGAGGCGAAGCGCCTCTTGCGGCCCGAACTTGTCACCAGTGAACTGACAGCCTTCGAACGAAATGTCCGAGACTTCGACAACCGACCGGCTGCCGTCCGGACGGAACGCCAGACCGACCAGGTCGACCGGCCGGCGCCTCTCGCGCCTTTGCTCTTCTTTACCCCAGCCCATGTTTCGCTCCCATTCTGCAAGATGGTGAAAGCTACATTATCCATTGCGGCGCGGGAGCCGTTGCCCGTTAACCGTCCCGCGCAGGGACAGACGGCGTAGCGGCGGGCGCGAGCAGCCGCTAAGCCGCGCATATGCCCGCGACGCCCGCTTGGCCGCCAAAGAGCCTCCCCCGCCTGTTCGTAAGATCGCCGCTCAGCGAGGGCGCGAGCGTCGAACTCGATGCGGGCCAGGCGAACTATCTCGGCAATGTGATGCGCCTCGGCGCGGGCGCTGAGCTGCTGGTGTTCGACGGAAAGTCCGGCGAGTGGCTCGCGCGCATCGCCGATGCCGACAAGAAAAGGATGACGCTCAGCGTCGAGCGCCAGACGCGGGAGGCGGAAACGATCCCCGACGTCTGGCTCGCCTTCGCACCCGTGAAGCGCACACAAACCGACTGGCTCATCGAAAAGGCCACGGAGCTTGGCGTTGCTCGCCTGCTGCCGGTGATGACCCAGCGAACGGTCGCCGAGCGCGTGAAGCTCGAACGATTGCAGGCCATTGCGATCGAAGCGTCGGAGCAATGCGGACGCACGATCGTCCCAAACGTTTCGGAGCCAGTGTCTTTGAGCCGTTTTCTCGCGGATCGGGATGAGGAACGTGCCCTCTATTTCGCCGACGAAAACGGCGGCGCGGCTGCCGCTGCGTCATTCAAGCCCGGCCCGTCCACGATTCTGACCGGACCCGAAGGCGGGTTCACCGACGGCGAACGCGCGCTTGTCCGCGCCGCGCCGAATAGCGTCGCCATCTCGCTCGGTCCGCGTATCCTACGGGCCGAGACAGCTGCCCTCGCGGCCATCGCCGCTTACATGACAACAGCAGGCGACTGGCGCTGACGCAGCGGCGAAGCTAGGGCGCGTTGCAAATGACAACGCGAACCGACGACCGTGCCAGCCCGCTCATCGAGAGCCGTGACGACCTCTTGTCGGTCTTCGCGCGCGGCGAAAAACCCGCCGAACGCTGGCGCATCGGTACCGAGCACGAGAAGTTCGTGTATCGCCTCGCCGACCATCGCGCGCCGAGCTACGACGAGCCCGGCGGCATCCGGGACCTGCTCAACGGCCTCACCGAATATGGCTGGGAGCCGGTCATCGAGAACGGCAACGTCATCGCGCTTAGCGGGGTAGATGGGAACATCAGCCTGGAGCCTGCCGGCCAGTTCGAGCTCAGCGGCGCCGCGCTCGAAAACCTCCATCAGACCTGTGCGGAAGCGGCGCGCCACCTCGATCAATGCAAAGCAATCGGCGAGCGGCTCGGTCTCGGCTTCCTGGGTCTCGGCATGTGGCCCGACAAGACGCGCGCCGAGCTGCCGATCATGCCTAAGGGCCGCTACGCGATCATGCTCAATTACATGCCGAAGGTCGGCAGCCTCGGCCTCGACATGATGCTTCGCACCTGCACGATCCAGGTGAACCTCGATTATTCGTCCGAAGCCGACATGGTGAAGAAATTCCGCGTCGGCCTGGCACTGCAGCCGGTGGCGACCGCGCTGTTCGCCAATTCGCCTTTCACGGAAGGCAAGCCCAACGGCTTCAAGAGTTTCCGCAGCCACATCTGGGAAGACACGGACCCTGATCGCACGGGCATGCTGCCCTTCGTGTTCGAGGATGGGTTCGGATACGAGCGCTACCTCGATTATGCGCTGAACGTGCCGATGTACTTCGTCTATCGCGACGGGAAGTACATCGACGTCGCGGGCGAGCGATTCGGCGATTTCCTCGATGGCAAGTTGCCGCAGCTTCCGGGCGAAAAGCCGACCATTACCGACTGGACCGATCACCTCTCGACCGCTTTCCCGGAAGTGCGGCTGAAGAGCTTCCTCGAAATGCGCGGCGCGGACGGTGGACGCTGGAGCCGGATCTGCGGCCTTCCCGCTTTCTGGGTCGGCTTGCTTTATGACGCTCAGGCGCTCGATGCAGCGTGGGATCTCGTGAAACATTGGAGCATCGACGGGCGCGAGAAGCTGCGCCATGACGTGCCCCGCCTCGCGCTTGAAGCGGTTACGCCCGACGGTGAGACCATGCGCGATTTCGCACGTCGCGTGCTGAATGTTTCCGCGGACGGCCTCACGCGCCGCGCGCGCCTCAATAGCGCCGGCGACAATGAGGGCGGTTTCCTTGATCCATTGCGCGACGTCGTTGCAATGGGCATGACCCCCGCCGACCGCCTTTTGCAGAAGTATGAGCAGGAGTGGGGCGGCGAGCTGTCCCACATCTATGAGGAATTCAGTTTCTGATGGACATGCCAGCCACCACGCGCCGGAGCCTATATCCGGAGATCGAGCCCTATGAGACGGGCTTTCTCGACGTCGGTGACGGCCATAAGCTCTATTGGGAACTGACCGGAAATCCCAACGGAAAGCCGGCCGTGATGCTTCACGGCGGTCCGGGCGGCGGCTCGAGCCCCGACCATCGGCGGCAGTGGAACCCGGACAAGTACAAGATCCTGGTGTTCGACCAGCGCGGCTGCGGCAAGTCGACGCCTTACGCGAGCCTCGAGAACAACACGACCTGGGACCTGGTCGACGATATCGAGAAGCTGCGCACGCAGGTTTCCAAAGTCGAAAAATGGCAGGTATTCGGCGGCAGCTGGGGCTCGACGCTCTCGCTCGCTTACGCCCAGAAATATCCGGAGCGCGCGACCGAAATCATCCTTCGCGGCATCTTCCTGTTTGATCAGTATGAGATCGACTGGATGTACAAGGATGGCGGCGCGTCGCAGATCTATCCGGACAAATTCGATGAATTCCTGGCGCCGATCCCGGAGGCCGAGCGCGGCGACCTGGTCGAAGCCTACCGCAAGCGGCTGACCGGCGACGACAAGACTGAGCAGCTTCGTGCCGCGCAAGCGTGGAGCAAGTGGGAAGGCGACATAGTCACACTGCTTCCGAGTGCCTCGACAATCGAGCATTTTACTTCGCCCGAAGTCGCTGTCGCGGTCGCTCGGATCGAGAACCATTACATGGCCACCAACGGCTGGTTCGAGGAAGGCCAGCTACTGCGCGGCGCCGAGAAGCTGCGCGGCATCCCCGGTGTCATCGTCCAGGGCCGCCACGATACCTGCACACCGCCGGTCGCCGCGTGGAAGCTCAAGAAGGCGTGGCCCGAGGTCGAACTGAACATCATTCCTGACGGCGGGCATCTGTTCAGCGAGCCTGGCGTGCTGGACGGCTTGGTGCGAGCTACCGACAAGTTCGCCGGGCTATAGGCCGGCGCTCGGGAGCGTGAGGGGCAAGCATCCAATCGGGCTCGCCGTCCTCGCCGGAACCGAGCTTGCAGAGCGCTTTTCGTACTACGGCATGACGGCGCTTCTGGCGCTGTACATGCGCAAGCAGCTGCTTCTCCCCGGCCACGTCGAACATGTGATCGGACTCGCGGGCCTCCGGCATCTCTTCGAGTTCCGCGGGCCGATGTCGGATCAGGCATTCGCGTCGCTGATTTATGGCTGGTACGGCGGGCTCGTCTATTTCACGCCGCTGATCGGCGGTTGGGTCGCAGACCGCTGGCTAGGCACCAAGCGCACGGTCGTCGCCGGCGCGCTGCTGATGAGCGCGGGCCATCTGGCCATGTCGCTCGACGCGACCTTCTTGATCGCCCTGATTTTGCTGATCGTCGGATCGGGATTCCTGAAAGGAAACATCGCCGCGCAGGTCGGCACGCTTTATCCCAAGGATGCGGAGTCGCTGCGCGAGCGCGGGTTCACGATCTTCTCGACCGCGATCAACATCGGCGCCGTTGCAGGGCCAATCGCGACGGGAACGACGGCGATCGTTTATGGCTGGCACGCGGGTTTCGCGCTTGCGGCCGCACTGATGCTGCTGGCGCTGATCGTCTATTTGATCGGGTCGCGGACGCTGCCGAGCCACCGCGAAGTGCGATCGGAGAAGGTCGTCCACCCTCCACTGACGCACGACGAGACAGTCCGCACTTGGTGCCTGCTCGCCGTTATCGCGCTGATGATCCCGGTCAGCGTCACGTACACGATGGTCTGGAACATCGGCGTGGTCTGGGTCGACGGCCATGTCGATCTCGCCTCGCCGTTCGGAACCGTGCCCGCGAGTTGGTTCAACTCGGTCGACAGCTTTGCGAGCATTGTCATCGCACCAGTTCTCATTGCGCTCTGGGCATGGCAGGCGCGCCGCAAGTCCGAGCCGGTAAGCATCACCAAGATCGCGCTCGGCGCGTTTATAACCGGTTTGTCCGCGCTGCTCCTGGCCCTCGGCTGTCTGACGGCGGGAAGCGACGGGCGCGTGTCGGTCGTCTGGCCTCTGCTCGGCTGGTTCGGCATGGGCGTCGGCTTCATGTGGTACTGGCCGATCGCGCTCTCGCTCGTGTCGAGCGCCGCGCCGCCGAAGGTGAATGCGACGCTGATGGGTGGAACCTATCTGGCGCTGTTCTTCGGCTCCGCGATCATGGGCTGGGTCGGCAGCTTTTACGACCAGATGGGTAATGGCGCGTTCTGGACGATGGACGCCGCCATCTCGCTCGTCAGCGCCCTGGTCATCGTCGCGCTTAAGAAGCCGCTCACACGGATCCTCGAACCCGCTGATCAGTCGCCCGGGTGATAAGTCCGCTCCGTGTGCCCCTTGAGCTGGTCCGGATAGAAGTAGACCTCGCGTAGATTGCCCGCCGCGTAGCGCGGCGCTTCGTCGTTGAAGTGCTTCGACGCGGGATCGCCGCTCTCGCCCCCGGCGGTGATGGCATGCGCGCGAACCCGCTTTCCGAACTCCACGACCGCGACGAAACTGTTGCCGTAAGTGCCGTAGGTGCGCTTGGTCGCGGAAGGCGTGCGCTGCTCGAAAGACGCAAGCGAGCCGTAGGCTGCCGGAGCGAATGGGACGGGGATGCTCGGCGCTGCATCGCTAAACTGCTGAACGATCGCGTTGGAAGCCCGCTGGAAGCGGTTGATCTCGCCCCACGGGACTTGCCAGCGGCCGTGACCGATGTCGCGCAACTCGTTCATCGCTTGCTCAAGCGCTCGCAGCTTGTCTTCGTCAGAGGTGTCGCGCGCAAGACGCATCATCTTCCTGTTTCCGGGCTCGCTGGCGGGCTCAGCGATCACTTCACGGAGATATTTTCCCCAGAGCACGGCGACCGATTGCGCGACCGAGTCCGCGCTCCAGCGATAGTCCCACGACCGCAGGACCGCGACCGGCCCTGCAAGCGTCAGCTTGCGACCGTCTTTCGGAAGCGCGTCATAAGCGCGCAGCAACGAGGGGATGAGCACTGCGAAGCCCGGTTGGTAGCTGTCGTAGGCGGCTGACTGCAGCCTCTCGAGCGTCCAACCCCTGCCGCCAGTCAGAAGCTGGTGCGCGTGGAGCCCGCGATAATTCTCTCCGTCGGTGTCCATGTAGCGGGGGAACCGCACCTGCTTCGGGCTGTCCGGCCCAGCGGCTCGATAGGGCCACGCATTGGTGTTCTGCGCCCAGCCGCTCGCCGGGTTTAGCACGCTCGGCAGCTCGCCGAGCGCATGGTTGCCCCGCCAGTCCGTTGCGGGATCGCTGCCATCAACAGGCTTAGTGTAGTCGAAACGGTCGTTGCGAATCGGAACGAACTGCGGGTGGAGATAGGCGATCTCCCCGCGGTCGTCGGCAAACAGGGTGTCGTTGGAGCTATTCGCCTTGAAGTCCGCGATGCGCAGAAACGAGGCTAGGTCGGTCGCCTTCGTCCGGAGGAAGCTCTGCTGCAGCGCCACGACCGGGCGATCCATCATGGCAAACGCGATCCAGCGGCCATTAGCGGCGCGGACGATCGGACCGTGGTGCGTGCGATAAGTGGTGAAGCTGCGCGTGACGAACTTGCCGTCCGCCCTCCGGAATTTGATAGTGATTGGCCGAACAGTCAGCGGCCGGCACTCGGCTCCGTAACGGTAGCAGAAACCCTTGCCGCGCCGCTCCACCTTCTCGGCAAACTCGTCGACGCTATCGACGCCGCTCGACGTGTGCATCCAGCCGGCATGGGCGTTGAAGCCCTGGTAAATAAAGAATTGGCCCCAGGTGGACGCGCCATAGGCGTTGAGTCCCTCACCGCTCGTCACCTGCTGTTCCGACCGGAAGTAGAAGCTGGTGTGCGGGTTGATCAGGAGCAGCGCGTTACCGTTCGCGGTGATTTTCGGCGCGATGGCGATGCCGTTGGAGCCTTGACGCTCGGTCCACGGCGCGAGCGCGGCGACCATCGGCTTGCCCGAGTAAAAGGCGCGGAGCTGCTTGAGGTCGATGCGCTCGATATCCCCGCCGATGCTGCCCTCGGTGAAGCTCAGCGCCATCCATGGCTCGAAGCGCTTGATGGCGCGCGGTTTCGTCTGCGGGTGCAATGCGAGGAAGTAATTCAGTCCATCCGCCCACGCGTCCATCAGCCGCCGCATCGATTGCGGGCTTTTCCGGTAGTCTGCCTTCAGCTCGTTCTCGCTGACGTAGAGCAGTGCGCGCAAATCCTGCCAGATCGCGTCCTCGCCCTCCGCCTCGGCCGTGCGTCCAAGACTTGTCAGGTAATTAGCCTCGATACGCGGGAAGTCGTCCTCGGCCTGCGCATAGATCATGCCGAAGACTGCGTCGGCGTCGGTTTTCCCATGGATGTGCGCGATGCCCCAATCGTCGCGCACGATGGTTACGCGCGCCGCCCGCTCCCTCCACTCGCGCATCCCGTGCTGAGGGATCGGCAGCGTCGCTGCGGTAAGGGTGAGGAGGAGCGGGAAGAGTGCGGCGGCGAAAGACTTACGCATCCGGCAAGGCTTGGCTCGCCTTGCCCCAGCCTGCAAGCAGCTTCGATCCCGCGCGCTCGATCAGCTCGTCGGCGTCGCGAATGCTGAAGTGGCCGCCGCTATCGTACCGGTCGAGCTCTTCCCATGCGATGGGTGCTGACACCGGCGCGCCTTCTCGGGCGCGCGCCGAGTAGGGCATGACCGCCGTGGCGCCGCGCTGATTGCGCAACCAGTCGAGGAAGATGCGGCCCTGCCGTTGCACCTTGCGGATGTTCGCCGTGAACATCTCCGGCTCGGCCTCGGCGATAGCGCGGCTGAAGCGGTCGGCAAAGCTTTTGACCGTCGGCCAATCTTTCGACGCATCTAGCGGAACGACAACGTGGATGCCCTTTCCCCCTGAAAGCAATGGGAAGGTCTTGAGCCCCAGGTCGCCGAGCAGCGCTTTCAGCCGCAGCGCCGCTTCCTTCACCTTGGCGAAGTCGAGCCCGACGTCGGGATCGAGGTCAAATACCAGCCGGTCGGGATACTCGATCTTGTCAACCTTGCTGCCCCAGCCGTGGAATTCCACCGTGCCCATTTGCACGCAGGCAAGCAGCCCTTTGATGTCGTCGAAATAGAGATAGTCCTGCATCTCCCCATCCTTTTCCTTGATGGGGATGTGCTTCACGTCCGGCCCGAAGGTGCCGCTGTCGTGCTTCTGGAAGAAGCACTTCTTGGCACGGCCCTGGGGACAGCGAATCAAAGTCATCGGCCGACGTGCGGCGTCGATCATGATGAGCGGGTCGACAGCGGCGTAGTAATTGGCGAGGTCGAGCTTGGTGAGGCCGTCTTCGGGATAGATCACACGCTCGGGGCTGCTGATCTTGATGCCCAGACTTTCGGCCGTTGGCCGTTCGGACTTTTTCTCCGCCTTCTTCAGGTATTTCGGCGTTTCGACGACCACATCCTTGGCGGGCTTGTCCTCGCGCAGCCCGATGAAGCTCGGATGGCGAAGAATACCTTCGTTGGTGAATTCGGTGAAGGCAATCTCGGCAACCAGCTTCGGCTCGATGAAGTGCGCACCCTTGCGGTCTGCGCGCGGCACTTCGACAGGCGCCTTGTCGACCTCGAGCGGTTTCATTCGGCCCATCATTTCTTCGATGAGCTTGCCGCTGAAACCGGTGCCGACCTTACCGACATATGTCAGCTTGCGCTTCTCCTTCGCCGCCAGCAGCAGCGCGCGGAAGCCAAGGCGCTTGTCGCTTTCCGACCAGCCGACGATCACGAATTCCTGGCGCTGAATGCATTTGACCTTCAACCAGCAGCGCGTGCGCGTGCCGCGATATGGTGCGTCCGCCTTCTTCGAGACAATGCCCTCGCCGCCCTGCTTGCAGACCTCGTTGAACAGGGCCTCGCCCCGACCGACAACATGGTCGCCGTAGAGGATCGGCGGCGACACGCCCTCGAGCATCGCCGCGAGCCGCGCCTTGCGTTCGATCTGCGGCAGCTTGCGGATATCCTCTCCCCGATCGACCAACAGGTCGAAAGCGTAGAAGACGAGGTTGGCGCCCTTGGCT
This portion of the Sphingomonas limnosediminicola genome encodes:
- a CDS encoding penicillin acylase family protein translates to MRKSFAAALFPLLLTLTAATLPIPQHGMREWRERAARVTIVRDDWGIAHIHGKTDADAVFGMIYAQAEDDFPRIEANYLTSLGRTAEAEGEDAIWQDLRALLYVSENELKADYRKSPQSMRRLMDAWADGLNYFLALHPQTKPRAIKRFEPWMALSFTEGSIGGDIERIDLKQLRAFYSGKPMVAALAPWTERQGSNGIAIAPKITANGNALLLINPHTSFYFRSEQQVTSGEGLNAYGASTWGQFFIYQGFNAHAGWMHTSSGVDSVDEFAEKVERRGKGFCYRYGAECRPLTVRPITIKFRRADGKFVTRSFTTYRTHHGPIVRAANGRWIAFAMMDRPVVALQQSFLRTKATDLASFLRIADFKANSSNDTLFADDRGEIAYLHPQFVPIRNDRFDYTKPVDGSDPATDWRGNHALGELPSVLNPASGWAQNTNAWPYRAAGPDSPKQVRFPRYMDTDGENYRGLHAHQLLTGGRGWTLERLQSAAYDSYQPGFAVLIPSLLRAYDALPKDGRKLTLAGPVAVLRSWDYRWSADSVAQSVAVLWGKYLREVIAEPASEPGNRKMMRLARDTSDEDKLRALEQAMNELRDIGHGRWQVPWGEINRFQRASNAIVQQFSDAAPSIPVPFAPAAYGSLASFEQRTPSATKRTYGTYGNSFVAVVEFGKRVRAHAITAGGESGDPASKHFNDEAPRYAAGNLREVYFYPDQLKGHTERTYHPGD
- the ligD gene encoding DNA ligase D; the protein is MARKVPLDIETYNRKRDFSKTKEPRGRKLKGKGDSFVVQKHDASRLHWDFRLELDGVLKSWAVPKGPSLDPDEKRLAMRTEDHPLDYGTFEGTIPKGEYGGGTVMLWDQGRWIPQLSKDPSKTIEEGHLHFTLEGDRMKGEWVMFRLKPRRGEKAEPWMLKKVTDDYADPDDGNALVDNCVTSVTTGRTMAEIATGEDVWRSNRGGQKGGRGKRKASAAPPAFEQPQLATLVDDVPTGNGWIHEYKYDGYRLLLAVGDGVATAWTRNAKDWSDKFKTLVKAAAKLPAGCLIDGEAVAIDDNGKPSFQLLQSTLKEAKGANLVFYAFDLLVDRGEDIRKLPQIERKARLAAMLEGVSPPILYGDHVVGRGEALFNEVCKQGGEGIVSKKADAPYRGTRTRCWLKVKCIQRQEFVIVGWSESDKRLGFRALLLAAKEKRKLTYVGKVGTGFSGKLIEEMMGRMKPLEVDKAPVEVPRADRKGAHFIEPKLVAEIAFTEFTNEGILRHPSFIGLREDKPAKDVVVETPKYLKKAEKKSERPTAESLGIKISSPERVIYPEDGLTKLDLANYYAAVDPLIMIDAARRPMTLIRCPQGRAKKCFFQKHDSGTFGPDVKHIPIKEKDGEMQDYLYFDDIKGLLACVQMGTVEFHGWGSKVDKIEYPDRLVFDLDPDVGLDFAKVKEAALRLKALLGDLGLKTFPLLSGGKGIHVVVPLDASKDWPTVKSFADRFSRAIAEAEPEMFTANIRKVQRQGRIFLDWLRNQRGATAVMPYSARAREGAPVSAPIAWEELDRYDSGGHFSIRDADELIERAGSKLLAGWGKASQALPDA